The following proteins are encoded in a genomic region of Melopsittacus undulatus isolate bMelUnd1 chromosome 8, bMelUnd1.mat.Z, whole genome shotgun sequence:
- the MICALL2 gene encoding MICAL-like protein 2 → MAAIQNLQLWCKQQCEGYRDVNITNMTTSFRDGLAFCAILHRHRPDLINFNSLSKENVYENNKLAFQVAEEELGIPALLEAEDMVAMRVPDRLSILTYVSQYYNYFHGRSPIGGMAGIKRPSSEPQEQPLGKKTVSEPPKPVPPKLPPAHPPARAKPKETSPVTTKGVLADSGNIPSSSCGVCGSHVHLVQRCLVDGKLYHRNCFRCRQCWNMLLPGSYKPGPEPNTFICISHQQPDSVQISGLRSTGNKPESTPAPSAARAFQKAAEPKKSEQVLKKPSQEGLPNSTKPSVSSSGSSGFKSVNTPWASSAVNKSDDCKGTLLGNKPDHHEGAPPRPPWTTSTTKTRQAREHFFQSLESSSNKPSDTKTQVPSHGPAKTASAKTTTEVRPVNAVKDQARNHIIQALTGSNTSPNKPGGLSSTGFSASSSGKFSPISSQWQSPAPKAQPSKIGYTALKQEKITDPLPKSQAASSKPVNSVHKPESKGIKGSMSPGEDKSESPADWRSRLKPVANKDQSGPKKPTGNSQVGTGSPEHKETKPSPLVVPSAKQDSAPSGGFVKKKLIPSSDLVGSCQNSKQGWEDSGGSAKKEGEVNQLKKSTTTVKISALKSTQSPEAVSPTKLRPDYLPEEEIQDKVRDIEKQLDELELKGVDLEKQLRGCEGDESEDALMVDWFKLIHEKQLLLRQESELMYKMKQQKLEEQQWNIEMELRHLMNKPEELKTHREKEREKELLESYLNTVNDRNSIVECLDEDRLREQEEDQMLADMIQKLDGSLSPGSREKKSKFCLSKIWKSKNKSKAQE, encoded by the exons ATGGCGGCCATCCAGAACCTGCAGCTGTGGTGCAAGCAGCAGTGCGAGGGCTACCGCGATGTGAACATCACCAACATGACCACCTCCTTCCGCGACGGCCTCGCCTTCTGCGCCATCCTCCACCGGCACCGGCCCGACCTCAT AAACTTCAACTCCctcagcaaagaaaatgtgtatgaGAACAACAAGTTG GCATTTCAAGtggcagaggaggagctggggaTCCCAGCCTTATTGGAGGCAGAGGATATGGTTGCTATGAGGGTGCCAGACAGGCTGAGCATCCTCACCTATGTTTCCCAGTATTATAACTACTTCCATGGACGGTCTCCTA tTGGAGGCATGGCTGGGATCAAGCGTCCTTCCTCTGAACCTCAGGAGCAGCCTCTTGGGAAGAAAACTGTTTCCGAGCCTCCTAAGCCAGTGCCACCAAAGCTGCCTCCTGCCCACCCACCAGCCAGAGCTAAGCCAAAAGAAACCTCCCCAGTCACCACG AAAGGGGTCCTGGCAGACAGCGGGAATATCCCAAGCAGCAGTTGTGGGGTCTGTGGGAGCCATGTACATCTGGTGCAGCGGTGCTTGGTGGATGGGAAGCTCTATCACAGGAACTGCTTCAG GTGCAGGCAGTGTTGGAACATGCTTCTTCCTGGAAGCTACAAACCTGGGCCTGAGCCCAACACGTTCATCTGTATCAGCCACCAGCAGCCAGACAGTGTCCAGATCTCTGGTCTCCGCAGCACCGGGAACAAACCTGAGAGTACCCCAGCCCCTTCTGCTGCCAGGGCtttccagaaagcagcagaacccAAGAAATCAGAGCAGGTGTTGAAGAAACCCAGCCAGGAAGGCCTTCCTAATTCAACCAAGCCATCTGTTTCATCTTCTGGAAGCTCTGGCTTCAAAAGTGTAAATACTCCATGGGCCTCTTCAGCTGTAAATAAATCAGATGACTGCAAAGGTACCCTGTTGGGAAATAAACCAGATCATCATGAAGGTGCCCCCCCAAGGCCTCCTTGGACAACCTCCACAACAAAAACACGGCAAGCCCGAGAACATTTCTTTCAGTCATTAGAGTCTTCCAGCAATAAACCCTCTGACACTAAAACCCAAGTCCCTTCTCATGGCCCTGCTAAAACTGCCTCTGCCAAAACCACTACTGAGGTCCGTCCAGTGAATGCTGTGAAGGATCAGGCACGTAACCATATTATACAGGCTCTGACTGGATCAAACACCTCCCCAAACAAGCCAGGAGGACTCAGTTCCACTGGCTTCTCAGCATCCAGCAG TGGCAAATTTTCTCCCATCAGTTCTCAGTGGCAGAGTCCAGCTCCAAAAGCACAGCCCAGCAAAATAGGGTACACAGCactaaaacaggaaaagattaCAGACCCTCTGCCCAAGAGCCAAGCTGCCAGCAGCAAACCTGTTAACTCTGTGCACAAGCCAGAGTCAAAAGGCATCAAAG GAAGCATGAGTCCTGGTGAAGACAAGTCTGAGAGCCCAGCAGACTGGAGATCTCGGTTGAAGCCTGTAGCAAACAA AGACCAAAGTGGCCCTAAGAAACCTACTGGTAACTCCCAGGTGGGAACAGGGAGTCCAGAACACAAGGAGACAAAGCCAAGCCCATTAGTTGTCCCATCAGCAAAGCAGGACTCTG CTCCATCTGGTGGATTCGTGAAGAAGAAGTTGATCCCCAGCTCGGATCTTGTCGGGAGCTGTCAAAATTCAAAGCAAGGCTGGGAAGACTCTGGGGGCTCAGCCAAGAAGGAGGGAGAGGTCAACCAGCTGAAGAAAAGCACTACCACAG ttaaaatctctgctctgaaaaGTACCCAGAGCCCTGAAGCAGTGTCCCCAACCAAG cTGCGCCCAGACTACCTCCCTGAAGAGGAAATCCAGGACAAGGTGCGTGACATCGAGAAGCAGCTGGATGAGCTGGAATTGAAAGGAGTGGATCTGGAGAAGCAGCTGCGTGGCTGTGAGGGAG ATGAGTCTGAGGATGCTCTCATGGTGGATTGGTTCAAACTGATCCATGAGAAACAGCTGCTGCTAAGGCAGGAATCAGAGCTGATGTACAA GATGAAACAGCagaagctggaggagcagcagtggaACATTGAGATGGAGCTGCGACACCTCATGAACAAGCCAG AGGAACTGAAGACACACAGGGAGAAAGAGCgggagaaggagctgctggagtcgTACCTAAACACAGTCAATGATCGGAATAGCATTGTGGAGTGCCTGGATGAGGACAGGCTCAG AGAGCAAGAGGAGGACCAGATGTTGGCAGACATGATCCAGAAGTTGG ATGGATCTCTGTCTCCTGGCTCTcgagagaagaaaagcaagttcTGCTTATCCAAAATATGGAAGTCGAAAAATAAGAGTAAAGCTCAGGAGTGA